One Paralichthys olivaceus isolate ysfri-2021 chromosome 21, ASM2471397v2, whole genome shotgun sequence genomic window carries:
- the LOC109642324 gene encoding uncharacterized protein isoform X1, whose protein sequence is MCPSSLVLWLSLGALIECAAGSDWCYTGCAHSPTHWGDISSFCRGQRQSPIDIDTSHVQRDPNLLDFTFKNFSSQDVLKSITNNGHTVVCLLKDNEVEVSGGGLNGTYSTLQFHFHWGDTAHHPGSEHTIDKLRYPVEMHIVSLKKGLTKEQAVANPEGIAVLGFFLNATEDGNMTGPWGILTSYLMSNINTEIAINHSLSIDDLIGSVSRTKYYRYMGSLTTPNCSEAVVWTVFQEPININKNLIERFASITGLTNVYRPVQELNGRQVFASPEVSLPPSGPWCYDNHCIYNQSRWHLLSLSHCGGENQSPINIESKKAVLDKQLDAFTFTKFDDKHTIKYITNTGHAVKCVLKENTVEISGGGLGHVYSTLQFHFHWGSTVSKGSEHMVDSKRYSMEMHIVNKRKDLTLDEAVQTSNGLAVLGFFIEAESTKSSSGSGQTNPTPSPAADTGAWKKLTNYLSAIEDIDSKVNFTEEISIDDLLSSVSKTVYYRYNGSLTTPGCNEAVVWTVFKESIKVDQKLMMLFPTQMKYNNVYRAPQALQDRTVYTSAAASCLAPIMQFLLPACLFTIVSNLHI, encoded by the exons ATGTGTCCCTCCTCACTGGTGCTGTGGCTCAGTCTGGGAGCTTTGATAGAATGTG CTGCTGGAAGTGACTGGTGCTATACTGGCTGTG CGCACAGCCCGACCCACTGGGGAGACATCTCTTCTTTCTGTCGAGGACAGAGGCAGTCTCCTATTGATATAGACACCAGCCATGTTCAAAGAGACCCGAACCTGCTGGACTTTACCTTCAAAAACTTCTCCTCTCAGGATGTCTTGAAATCCATCACCAACAACGGACATACAG TGGTATGCTTGCTGAAGGATAATGAAGTTGAAGTGAGTGGAGGTGGACTTAATGGAACATATTCTACGCTCCAGTTTCATTTTCACTGGGGTGATACTGCCCATCATCCAGGCTCGGAGCACACGATTGACAAGTTGAGATATCCAGTGGAG ATGCATATCGTTAGTCTGAAGAAAGGTCTCACTAAGGAACAGGCCGTCGCAAATCCGGAAGGAATTGCTGTTCTTGGGTTTTTCCTTAAC GCAACAGAAGATGGAAATATGACAGGACCATGGGGCATACTCACATCTTACCTGATGAGCAacataa ACACTGAGATTGCCATAAACCATAGCCTCTCTATTGATGACCTGATTGGAAGTGTTTCCCGAACAAAGTACTATCGCTACATGGGCTCCCTGACAACGCCCAACTGCAGTGAAGCGGTCGTATGGACTGTCTTTCAAGAGCCAATCAACATCAACAAAAATCTG ATTGAGCGGTTTGCCTCGATTACGGGACTCACCAATGTTTATCGGCCTGTACAAGAACTTAATGGACGTCAAGTGTTTGCGTCTCCTGAAGTTTCTCTCCCTCCCA GCGGTCCATGGTGCTATGATAATCACTGCA TTTACAATCAGTCTCGCTGGCaccttctgtctctgtcacactgtggCGGTGAAAATCAGTCACCCATCAACATTGAGTCAAAGAAGGCTGTGCTGGACAAACAACTTGACGCCTTCACCTTTACAAAGTTTGACGACAAACACACCATCAAGTACATCACCAACACCGGCCACGCAG TTAAGTGTGtgctgaaagaaaacacagtggAGATATCGGGAGGCGGTTTGGGACATGTCTACTCCACCCTTCAGTTCCATTTCCATTGGGGTTCCACTGTCTCCAAGGGCTCGGAGCACATGGTGGATTCAAAACGATATTCAATGGAG ATGCATATAGTGAACAAGAGGAAGGATTTAACTTTGGACGAGGCTGTACAGACTTCGAATGGCCTGGCAGTTCTGGGTTTTTTTATTGAG GCTGAATCGACCAAAAGCAGCAGCGGCTCAGGACAG ACAAATCCCACACCGAGTCCAGCAGCTGATACTGGAGCCTGGAAGAAATTGACAAACTATCTCTCAGCTATTGAAGACATCG ACTCAAAAGTTAACTTCACAGAGGAGATCTCTATTGATGACCTgctcagcagtgtgagcaaAACTGTGTACTACCGCTACAATGGCTCCTTAACCACCCCTGGTTGTAACGAAGCTGTGGTTTGGACCGTCTTTAAAGAGTCTATCAAAGTCGACCAAAAACTG ATGATGCTGTTCCCAACTCAGATGAAATACAACAACGTGTATCGGGCTCCGCAGGCTCTTCAGGACAGGACAGTCTACACCTCAGCCGCAGCCAGCTGCCTTGCACCCATCATGCAGTTTCTGCTGCCGGCATGTCTTTTTACCATTGTATCCaatttgcatatttaa
- the ca15b gene encoding carbonic anhydrase XVb encodes MIFLGAIVLTVCAFISRVDCAAAGDWCYHLPTCNDTTWPKTFAKYCDGSRQSPININTQAAKKDSNLTEFTFIKFNSATALKTFENTGKTVKVLLESGIQISGGGLSEVYDSLQFHLHWGNGSSIPGSEHTVDGKRYPMEMHIVNAKSSYNGNTTQAVGDSTGLAALGFFIEEMSGSETGKPESWKKLTKYLANITTKGQTFTIPSGISLDDLLVGVNRSIYYRYLGSLTTPACNEAVVWTVFKEPIKVSKDLIDLFSTTVHINDTSSPFMTDVFRNIQPDLTVTKSSASTTCYSLGLMVLSLALWKNY; translated from the exons ATGATCTTCCTCGGAGCAATTGTGCTAACTGTGTGCGCCTTCATATCGAGGGTTGATTGTGCCGCTGCAGGCG ATTGGTGTTATCATCTGCCAACCTGCA atGACACCACCTGGCCAAAAACTTTCGCCAAATATTGTGATGGCTCCCGACAGTCGCCCATTAACATCAACACACAAGCCGCAAAAAAAGATTCCAACCTGACAGAATTCACCTTTATCAAATTCAACAGTGCCACCGCATTGAAAACCTTTGAAAACACCGGCAAGACAG TCAAGGTTTTATTAGAAAGCGGTATTCAGATTTCAGGAGGAGGTCTCTCCGAAGTCTACGACAGCCTGCAATTCCACTTGCATTGGGGAAATGGCTCCTCAATCCCTGGCTCTGAGCATACAGTGGATGGCAAGCGCTACCCCATGGAG ATGCACATTGTAAACGCCAAGTCATCCTACAATGGCAACACAACCCAGGCTGTTGGAGACTCCACAGGACTTGCTGCCCTTGGTTTCTTCATTGAG GAAATGTCAGGCAGCGAGACTGGCAAACCTGAAAGCTGGAAGAAGTTGACCAAGTATCTGGCTAACATCACAACCAAAG GTCAAACTTTTACAATTCCTTCTGGAATTTCATTGGATGACCTCCTTGTTGGCGTGAACCGCTCAATATACTATCGTTACCTTGGCTCCTTGACCACCCCTGCTTGCAATGAGGCCGTGGTTTGGACTGTGTTCAAAGAGCCAATCAAAGTCAGCAAGGATTTG ATTGACCTCTTCAGCACAACAGTACACATCAACGACACCTCATCACCTTTTATGACGGACGTCTTCAGAAACATCCAGCCAGATCTCACAGTCACAAAAAGCTCTGCCTCCACAACCTGCTACTCTCTGGGGTTGATGGTGCTGAGTCTTGCTCTGTGGAAGAATTACTGA
- the LOC109642329 gene encoding sarcoplasmic reticulum histidine-rich calcium-binding protein-like, giving the protein MAPVKTWVLGLMLVLLCPSQLPLSGVVSAQNMAEADLQARNDEVVAEEGETSEGDGGAVEEEEAVEEEGGEEESDEEEDDDAEEEEGDEAAAEEEDDEEEGEAADEVEDDDEEEEKDDEEEEASDEVEDDDEEEEKDDEEEEEEASDEVEDDNEEEEEDEEEEAADEDDAEKEEEKEEAADEDDEEEEEEDAKEEEATEGEEVAAEEEGDDAEEEEDDHDEHEAVAAETHGDEHALSDMLHFRSGSWCSVCSVCQHCSSSCDKCPCEEGDESDHCVHCQGCSSCYLCPILCDTICSPGGLVDELTGSLFQTFSYIL; this is encoded by the exons ATGGCACCTGTGAAGACATGGGTATTGGGACTCATGCTGGTGCTCCTGTGCCCATCCCAGCTGCCACTCTCTGGGGTAGTGAGTGCCCAGAACATGGCCGAAGCAGACCTCCAAGCCAGAAACGATGAGGTTGTGGCAGAGGAGGGCGAGACCTCTGAGGGCGATGGTGGTGCtgttgaggaagaggaagcggtagaagaagagggaggtgaagaagaatcagacgaggaggaggatgatgatgccgaagaagaggagggtgatgagGCGGCagccgaggaggaggatgatgaggaggagggagaggctgCAGATGAGGTAGAGGATGacgatgaagaagaggagaaggacgatgaggaggaagaggcttCAGATGAGGTAGAGGATGacgatgaagaagaggagaaggacgatgaggaggaagaggaagaggcttCAGATGAGGTAGAAGATGacaatgaagaagaggaggaggatgaggaggaagaggctgcagatgaggatgatgcagaaaaagaagaagagaaggaggaggctgcagatgaggatgatgaagaagaagaagaagaagatgctAAGGAAGAGGAGGCAACTGAAGGAGAGGAGGTTGCTGcggaagaggagggtgatgatgctgaggaggaagaggacgatcATG ATGAGCATGAGGCCGTCGCAGCAGAGACCCATGGTGACGAACACGCCCTCTCTGACATGCTGCACTTCCGCTCTGGCTCTTGGTGCAGCGTTTGCTCCGTCTGCCAG CACTGCTCTAGTAGCTGTGATAAGTGCCCATGTGAGGAGGGAGACGAGTCAGATCACTGCGTGCACTGTCAG GGATGTTCGTCCTGCTACCTCTGCCCCATACTGTGTGACACCATTTGCTCCCCAG GCGGCCTTGTGGATGAGCTGACTGGGTCCCTCTTTCA GACCTTTTCCTATATTCTTTGA
- the LOC109642324 gene encoding uncharacterized protein isoform X2 codes for MCPSSLVLWLSLGALIECAAGSDWCYTGCAHSPTHWGDISSFCRGQRQSPIDIDTSHVQRDPNLLDFTFKNFSSQDVLKSITNNGHTVVCLLKDNEVEVSGGGLNGTYSTLQFHFHWGDTAHHPGSEHTIDKLRYPVEMHIVSLKKGLTKEQAVANPEGIAVLGFFLNATEDGNMTGPWGILTSYLMSNINTEIAINHSLSIDDLIGSVSRTKYYRYMGSLTTPNCSEAVVWTVFQEPININKNLIERFASITGLTNVYRPVQELNGRQVFASPEVSLPPSGPWCYDNHCIYNQSRWHLLSLSHCGGENQSPINIESKKAVLDKQLDAFTFTKFDDKHTIKYITNTGHAVKCVLKENTVEISGGGLGHVYSTLQFHFHWGSTVSKGSEHMVDSKRYSMEMHIVNKRKDLTLDEAVQTSNGLAVLGFFIEAESTKSSSGSGQTNPTPSPAADTGAWKKLTNYLSAIEDIDSKVNFTEEISIDDLLSSVSKTVYYRYNGSLTTPGCNEAVVWTVFKESIKVDQKLKLFVPLYHSTIKSPVIFQ; via the exons ATGTGTCCCTCCTCACTGGTGCTGTGGCTCAGTCTGGGAGCTTTGATAGAATGTG CTGCTGGAAGTGACTGGTGCTATACTGGCTGTG CGCACAGCCCGACCCACTGGGGAGACATCTCTTCTTTCTGTCGAGGACAGAGGCAGTCTCCTATTGATATAGACACCAGCCATGTTCAAAGAGACCCGAACCTGCTGGACTTTACCTTCAAAAACTTCTCCTCTCAGGATGTCTTGAAATCCATCACCAACAACGGACATACAG TGGTATGCTTGCTGAAGGATAATGAAGTTGAAGTGAGTGGAGGTGGACTTAATGGAACATATTCTACGCTCCAGTTTCATTTTCACTGGGGTGATACTGCCCATCATCCAGGCTCGGAGCACACGATTGACAAGTTGAGATATCCAGTGGAG ATGCATATCGTTAGTCTGAAGAAAGGTCTCACTAAGGAACAGGCCGTCGCAAATCCGGAAGGAATTGCTGTTCTTGGGTTTTTCCTTAAC GCAACAGAAGATGGAAATATGACAGGACCATGGGGCATACTCACATCTTACCTGATGAGCAacataa ACACTGAGATTGCCATAAACCATAGCCTCTCTATTGATGACCTGATTGGAAGTGTTTCCCGAACAAAGTACTATCGCTACATGGGCTCCCTGACAACGCCCAACTGCAGTGAAGCGGTCGTATGGACTGTCTTTCAAGAGCCAATCAACATCAACAAAAATCTG ATTGAGCGGTTTGCCTCGATTACGGGACTCACCAATGTTTATCGGCCTGTACAAGAACTTAATGGACGTCAAGTGTTTGCGTCTCCTGAAGTTTCTCTCCCTCCCA GCGGTCCATGGTGCTATGATAATCACTGCA TTTACAATCAGTCTCGCTGGCaccttctgtctctgtcacactgtggCGGTGAAAATCAGTCACCCATCAACATTGAGTCAAAGAAGGCTGTGCTGGACAAACAACTTGACGCCTTCACCTTTACAAAGTTTGACGACAAACACACCATCAAGTACATCACCAACACCGGCCACGCAG TTAAGTGTGtgctgaaagaaaacacagtggAGATATCGGGAGGCGGTTTGGGACATGTCTACTCCACCCTTCAGTTCCATTTCCATTGGGGTTCCACTGTCTCCAAGGGCTCGGAGCACATGGTGGATTCAAAACGATATTCAATGGAG ATGCATATAGTGAACAAGAGGAAGGATTTAACTTTGGACGAGGCTGTACAGACTTCGAATGGCCTGGCAGTTCTGGGTTTTTTTATTGAG GCTGAATCGACCAAAAGCAGCAGCGGCTCAGGACAG ACAAATCCCACACCGAGTCCAGCAGCTGATACTGGAGCCTGGAAGAAATTGACAAACTATCTCTCAGCTATTGAAGACATCG ACTCAAAAGTTAACTTCACAGAGGAGATCTCTATTGATGACCTgctcagcagtgtgagcaaAACTGTGTACTACCGCTACAATGGCTCCTTAACCACCCCTGGTTGTAACGAAGCTGTGGTTTGGACCGTCTTTAAAGAGTCTATCAAAGTCGACCAAAAACTG AAGCTGTTTGTTCCACTGTATCACAGCACAATCAAGTCTCCAGTGATTTTTCAGTAG
- the LOC109642327 gene encoding carbonic anhydrase 12-like, whose translation MRTVQVIFLRAVVLTVCTLISRVDCVEWCYHLQTCNDTTWASIVPTFCNDSIQSPINIHIGTFTATLDVKLKNFPFTNFNINTGYGQVRNGTGQNIKVILEKDVKISGGGLLSTYDSLQFHLHWGNGSSVPWSDHTVNGKCFPVELHILNLKDVYNGNTTKAEGDPTGLAALGFLIEYANAMTHFSPPLSLFLSSGQTFTIPSGISLDDLLVGVNRSIYYRYLGSLTTPACNEAVVWTVFKEPIKVSKDLIDLFSTTVHINDTSSPFMRNVYRNIQPDLTVTKSSASTTCYSLGLMVLSLALWKK comes from the exons ATGAGGACAGTGCAG GTGatcttcctcagagcagttgtGCTCACTGTGTGCACCCTCATATCAAGGGTTGATTGTGTCG AATGGTGTTATCATCTACAAACCTGCA atGACACCACCTGGGCATCTATCGTGCCTACATTTTGTAATGACTCCATACAATCGCCCATTAACATCCACATTGGAACATTCACTGCCACATTGGATGTGAAACTGAAGAATTTCCCCTTTACCAACTTCAACATTAACACCGGTTACGGACAGGTGAGGAATGG CACTGGACAAAACA TCAAGGTTATCCTTGAAAAAGATGTTAAGATTTCCGGAGGAGGTCTGCTTAGCACCTATGACAGCCTGCAGTTCCACTTGCACTGGGGAAATGGATCCTCTGTCCCCTGGTCTGATCACACAGTGAATGGCAAGTGCTTCCCTGTAGag TTGCACATTTTAAACCTCAAGGACGTCTACAATGGCAACACAACCAAGGCTGAGGGAGACCCCACAGGCCTTGCTGCTCTTGGCTTCCTCATTGAG TATGCAAATGCCATGACACActtctctcctccactgagcTTGTTTCTGTCCTCAGGTCAAACTTTTACAATTCCTTCTGGAATTTCACTGGATGACCTCCTTGTTGGCGTGAACCGCTCAATATACTATCGTTACCTTGGCTCCTTGACCACCCCTGCTTGCAATGAGGCCGTGGTTTGGACTGTGTTCAAAGAGCCAATCAAAGTCAGCAAGGATTTG ATTGACCTCTTTAGCACAACAGTACACATCAACGACACCTCATCACCTTTTATGAGGAACGTCTACAGAAACATCCAGCCAGATCTCACAGTCACAAAAAGCTCTGCCTCCACAACCTGCTACTCTCTGGGGTTGATGGTGCTGAGTCTTGCTCTGTGGAAGAAATAG